The genomic stretch CGGTATCGTGCATTTGTCGTAAGCACCAAGCCCAATAACACCTCCAACCCGTAGCAGCGGATTTATTCCGCGACCTCTTGACCATAGGCACGCAACCTAAAAACCATCACGATATAAAATCATGAAAACAGTCGCGATGTTGAATTGTAAAAACAGTCGCGATGTAAAATCATAAAAACAGTCGCGATATAAAATCGCTGCTACGGTATCGTGCATTTATCGTAAGCACCAAGCCCAATAACATCTCCAACCCTTAGCAGCGGATTTATTCCGCGACCTCTTGACCATAGGCACGCAACTTAAAAACCATCACAATATAAAGCCATGAAAACAATCGCGATGTAAAATCATAAAAACAGTCGCGATGTAAAATCATAAAAACAGTCGCGATATATAATCGTTGCTACGGTATCGTGCATTTGTTTCAAGCGTTTGGACCCTGAATCAAGTTCAGGGTGACGGTGCAAACAATCGCGATGTTGAATTGTAAAAACAATCGTGATGTAAAATCATAAAAACAGTCGCGATATAAAATCGCTGCTACGGTATCGTGTATTTGTTTCAAGCGTTTGGACCCTGAATCAAGTTCAGTGTGACGGTGCAAACGATCGCGATGTTGAATTGTAAAAACAGTCGCGATGTAAAGCCGCTGCTACGGTATCGTGCATTTGTTTCAAGCGTTTGGACCCTGAATCAAGTTCAGGGTGACGGTGCAAACAATCGCGATGTAAAATCATAAAAACAGTCGCGATATAAAATCGCTGCTACGGTATCGTGCATTTATCGTAAGCACCAAGCCCAATAACACCTCCAACCCGTAGCAGCGGATTTATTCCGCGACCTCTTGACCATAGGCACGCAACCTAAAAACCATCACGATATAAAATCATGAAAACAATCGCGATGTTAAATCATTAAAACAATCGCGATGTAAAATCGCTGCTACGGTATCGTGCATTTGTTTCAAGCGTTTGGACCCTGAATCTAGTTCAGGGTGACGGTGCAAACAATCGCGATGTTGAATTGTAAAAACGGTCGCGATATAAAATCATAAAAACAGTCGCGATATAAAATCGCTGCTACGGCATTGTATGCGTGTATTTATCGTAAGCACCAAGCCCAACAACACCTCCAACCCGTAGCAGCGGATTTATTCCGCGAACCCATTGGACCCTGAATCGAGTTCAGGGTGACGGGGTTTATAGGCGCGGATTTATTCCGCGGTGGTACCTCAACCTAAAGCTCCCTTGTGGGACCGGCTTTATGCCGGGATCTTTTATCGCGATATAAAATCGCTGCTACCTAATGTGGTTTAGGCACGCTTCCGCCCTTAGGTTGCAGCTCCTAAATGCTGTTTTTTTGTGAATTTTTGCTCGTTTTGACCTAACGCTGCTGCGTTCGCCTGTCGCGATGTTCAATTATGAAAACAATCGCGATGTAAAATCATAAAAACAGTCGCGATGTAAAATCGCTGCTACGGTACCGTGCATTTGTTTCAAGCGTTTGGCCCCTGAATCAAGTTCAGGGTGACGGTGCAAACAATCGCGATGTTAAATCATAAAAACAGTCGCGATATAAAGCCGCTGCTACGGTATCGTGCATTTGTTTCAGGCGTTTGGACCCTGAATCAAGTTCAGGGTGACGAAGCGAACGATCGCGATGTTGAATTGTAAAAACAGTCGCGATGTAAAAGCGCCGCTACGAGTTTTGTTATTTTTAAATATGAACCAACCAGCGTTTTACCGTGCTCTATCGTTTTAGTTAAACCTTTATAACTTTTTTATTGCGTTATTATCAACAGTGATTTTTGTATTTTGGTTTAACAGCTTGATAAGCAAGATACTTCTTTTTTCGCCGTCTGGCTCTTGGTAAAGGGCTTGTATGTTTTTGTAACAACCCTCGGTTAACATTACCGTGTCACCTTGATTTAATTCGCATTCGATTGGCTGTTCTGGAGACTGCATTAGCTGTGTGACGAGTTCGCTTGGCACCAGTTGTAAGTTTGCGCCGTAACGAACAAAGTCTGAGACTCCACGAGTATTTCTTACCGCAGAGAAAGAGGCGGTTTCAGGATTTAAGCTGACGAATAAGTAGCGCGGAAAAAGAGGTTGCTTTACCGCTTTAGATGAAGTGGTTTTGCTTTTACTAATGCTTGGATAGCAAGCTGTGATGCCCTGTGCCGCTAAGTTTTCTTGGGCTCGGCTTTCTTGCTTGGGTTTGCAATATACTAAATACCAGCACTCCATGTGCACTCTTCCTTAAAACCAATCATAAAGTATGGGCGACATTATACCCAATTTATCAATTGCGTCTAGCCTAGTATGGGGAGTTGTTTATTGCCCTTTAAAGAATAGAATCGTTTCGAGAGTTCTTGGTTGGAAGTTAGGTCCGAATTCAGCTTTAAGGTGCGACAATTTCTACAAAATTAAGCAGCCTGCGTGTTTTTTTAAATACCACACCTGGCTGCTTAAAGCTCAAACACTTTCGTGGTCGATAATTTATCCGCGACATCGCGAACCCAACAACTGCACCACTTACCTCTCTCAAATCGATGCCTTTGTTTATATATTGCCGAAGCAGAGAACGCCCCTTCCAACAATATGGAAATCTGAAATTTTCTGCCCTCGGTCAAGTGCTGATATCTCATGGTCGTACTGCTTGTTTCTTAGCCGAGAAGAGCGTGCCACTTTCAGCAGTTGGTTTCCTCCTCTACGCGATCTCATGAGTGCGCACTTAAATAGCTGAAATCAGCGCGAACTTCATTTACACCAGCTTATCAACAAGCGATTTAGTTTTTTTTATCGTTACTTCTGAATTAAAAAACTTTAGACTTAGGCTTTTATTTATTCCCATGTCATCCATTGATATACAATCAAAATTTAAGTTTTCTTTATTAAAAAGCCTGAAACCCATGCATTTAAAATAGTCGTATAAAGGGTTGTCTTTATCTAAAAAAACTTTAGCACCCAATGATAACATAATAAGGACATTCCCGGCCGCTTCTTGCCTTTTATGGTTCATAATGACAAAAGCGCAACGTTTAAGAGTAGAGAAATACTCCTCCTGGGTTAAAAAATCCCTTAGAATTGTGTAATTCAATGAAGTAGATTTCAACTTAGCTATGATCTTTTCAGCATATTCACTATCACCATACGACAATGGCACGATGATTTCTCGCTTCTCATTTAATTTAACTAAATCATCGATTATTTCAAGGTGGTTATTTGTCTCAGTTGCACTATTCCCTAACAATATTGAGTCACCATCAATATAATCATGTTTAAGTTTTTTAACAACTTTATCTGAAGAACCATAATTCCAATCTACATATTGTGCATTTAACCTTAATCGTTTTGACACCTCTTCAAATTCACTTTCTAAAACAGGACAAAAGTAATTAATTTTTTGATAAGATGCGTCTAAATTAAAAATGCTATATTTAATAAAATACCTAAGCCCTTTTTTTTCCTCCTTTCGCCCTGGTAGAATTTTATTGTAATCATAGTAATCAAACCCAAAGCCAACCCAACATATATTCAACCTCTTAGGAATGAGCTTTATAAAAAATTTAAACACACCATTTAGTGAGTGAAAAACAACAGCATCATACTCCTTTAACCGACCAATGAGTATTTGTAATAAAAAAGCTGATTTTGATTTGATGGTGACATTTTTATTTTTTATATATTCTAGTGAGCTCTCTTTACTAATAACCAAAAAATCACTTTTAACATGACTTATTGCATTAAAATTAGCAATAGCAGAGTCAATAAACTTTTCATCTGAACATACATGTAAGATTTTTTTCACATCACAACCTTACCGGTTTTATATCTTTACTAGATAAAATATCAGTATTAATTGTCGTCAACTCTTGATTAGTTTTCAACCCCATACACCAATCGACTATTTGCTTAGGGATATTAGCCCCCGCCAAATGTGAAAATGGGTATTGACCGCCAAATCGGGCATTGAGTTCTAAAACATAAAACTCACCATCGATTTCCAAACAATCAGAATCTAGTATAGCAATATGCCCTACTGCTGATGATAAACGTTGACCAATTGCTGACAATTTATCATTTTTGATGGTGATAGCTTGATCTGTTTCACCTGAGCGCATAGCCAGCTTTTTCTTGCAAAATGTTGTTACGTAGTTTTTTTGTAGGTCATTAACAACTTCAATGCCGTATTCCTCACTGGCAATGCACTGCTGAATTAATATTGCTTGGTCGATATCGGCCCTCGACTCGAATTTTAGATAAGATGATTCGATTTCATTGCGTACCTTTTTGTAAAGTACTTGCAGCTCTTCTAAATTATCGGCTTTATAAATACCAATTGAACCCATACCCCAGCGCGGTTTAATAATGACAGGGTATTCAAGCTCTGTATTATTAAGTGCCGTAACCGCCTCTGAAAATGAGATATAGGTTGCCGGCGTTTTAATATTATGCTGTATTAAAAACTGATAGGTTTTCCATTTATCATTACAAATATCAATCACTTCAGGGTCAGAAACAACAACATCAACACCAACTTCTTTAAAACGCTGTTTATTTTTAGCTAATATAGGTAAATCGATATCAAAAAGTGAAACAAGCACTGTGATTTTATTTTTTATACAGTAGTCTATTAGAAAATCTATGTATTCAGCCGAGTATATTTGTGGTGTTAATGTAAACGCATCCGCCTGTTGTAAGGCATATGTTTCTATGCTATTTGCAGCAAACACTTTACCGTTTAACGGTTTGAGCGATTCTTTAAAATAGTTAATGAGGTAGCTTCTTCGCCCTACTGAGGTTAATAATATATTCATATTTGCTTAGTCGCCATTAAGTTTAATAATCCACCTGTGTGCCAAAAAAGTACATTACTACCCGGCTTCACTTTCCCACTTTTAATATACTGTTGCATACCATGCCATGCCTTGCCTGAGTATGTGGGATCGAGTATGATTCCAGTCTGTTCAGCTACGCTTTTAATTACACTTAATTGCTCAGGGTTAGTTTTTTCATACCCCCCTGCAATATATTCATCATCAAACATTATATTTTCTGATAGTTCAGTATCTAACTGGTTTGCATTAACGAACTCTAAAACAGAATGGGTGATCGCCTCTGTACCTCGAGGATTTTCTCGAGCAACACTAATACCAATAACCTGAGTCGCTAAATTTATTTTTTTAAATCCTACATGTAACCCAGCTTGGGTTGCACCAGTACCACTTGCATGAAAAACAAAATCAAAGTGTTGCTTAGCTTGTGTGTGCGCTTCAAATGCAGCATCGTAAAATGCTTGCGTGCCTTCTAAACAATGCCCGCCCCCCCAAATATAAAATGGCTTTAAGCCTTGCTTTGCATGCTCTGCCATTTCAGCGTCCATTACTTTTGCAACATCAACCATGTCGCAATAGGCTATTTTGACACCAAGCAGCCGCAGTAATTTAAGATTACCATTAGACTCTCTCGGCTCAGAGGCGTGAATGACTATTGTGCACGCAATGCCCAGCTCTTTGCAACGTATTGCTGTGGCTCTTACGTGGTTTGATTGTGCACCGCCACAAGTGACAACTGCGTTACAACCATCTGCAATACATTTAGCCAAAATATATTCCGCTTTACGACCTTTATTACCACCACCAGAAATAGGATATAGATCGTCTCGTTTTACGAACAGGTTCACACCTAAATAGTTAACTT from Pseudoalteromonas sp. UG3-2 encodes the following:
- a CDS encoding TDP-N-acetylfucosamine:lipid II N-acetylfucosaminyltransferase — translated: MKKILHVCSDEKFIDSAIANFNAISHVKSDFLVISKESSLEYIKNKNVTIKSKSAFLLQILIGRLKEYDAVVFHSLNGVFKFFIKLIPKRLNICWVGFGFDYYDYNKILPGRKEEKKGLRYFIKYSIFNLDASYQKINYFCPVLESEFEEVSKRLRLNAQYVDWNYGSSDKVVKKLKHDYIDGDSILLGNSATETNNHLEIIDDLVKLNEKREIIVPLSYGDSEYAEKIIAKLKSTSLNYTILRDFLTQEEYFSTLKRCAFVIMNHKRQEAAGNVLIMLSLGAKVFLDKDNPLYDYFKCMGFRLFNKENLNFDCISMDDMGINKSLSLKFFNSEVTIKKTKSLVDKLV
- the rfaH gene encoding transcription/translation regulatory transformer protein RfaH; translation: MECWYLVYCKPKQESRAQENLAAQGITACYPSISKSKTTSSKAVKQPLFPRYLFVSLNPETASFSAVRNTRGVSDFVRYGANLQLVPSELVTQLMQSPEQPIECELNQGDTVMLTEGCYKNIQALYQEPDGEKRSILLIKLLNQNTKITVDNNAIKKL
- a CDS encoding ATP-grasp domain-containing protein — its product is MNILLTSVGRRSYLINYFKESLKPLNGKVFAANSIETYALQQADAFTLTPQIYSAEYIDFLIDYCIKNKITVLVSLFDIDLPILAKNKQRFKEVGVDVVVSDPEVIDICNDKWKTYQFLIQHNIKTPATYISFSEAVTALNNTELEYPVIIKPRWGMGSIGIYKADNLEELQVLYKKVRNEIESSYLKFESRADIDQAILIQQCIASEEYGIEVVNDLQKNYVTTFCKKKLAMRSGETDQAITIKNDKLSAIGQRLSSAVGHIAILDSDCLEIDGEFYVLELNARFGGQYPFSHLAGANIPKQIVDWCMGLKTNQELTTINTDILSSKDIKPVRL
- a CDS encoding 1-aminocyclopropane-1-carboxylate deaminase/D-cysteine desulfhydrase, whose amino-acid sequence is MRSTETPLIKVNYLGVNLFVKRDDLYPISGGGNKGRKAEYILAKCIADGCNAVVTCGGAQSNHVRATAIRCKELGIACTIVIHASEPRESNGNLKLLRLLGVKIAYCDMVDVAKVMDAEMAEHAKQGLKPFYIWGGGHCLEGTQAFYDAAFEAHTQAKQHFDFVFHASGTGATQAGLHVGFKKINLATQVIGISVARENPRGTEAITHSVLEFVNANQLDTELSENIMFDDEYIAGGYEKTNPEQLSVIKSVAEQTGIILDPTYSGKAWHGMQQYIKSGKVKPGSNVLFWHTGGLLNLMATKQI